Genomic DNA from Candidatus Sulfurimonas marisnigri:
TTATATATACTTACATTATGGATAAATGGATACGATTTTTAAAAAATAATGACTATTTAGGTGTAAAAAAACATCTAAGAGATGGTGCTGATGTTAATGATGCTAATGAACATGAGGAATCTGTACTAGCTATGTCATTTAGGCACCATTGTGATATTGACTTAATAATGCTTCTTATTGAGAATGGTGCAGATATTTATGATTTTGACGAAGAGGGTGTGAGTATCTTCGAAGTGGCTATAACTTATGGCAATATTGAAATGGTTAAATATTTAATATCTTGTGGCATAGATGTAAATAAAGCACAAAGAAGAAGTGGCTTTACGCCTCTAATGGCAGCAGCTTGCTATGGTAGAACAGAAATTATAAAGCTTCTTATGGAAAAAGGCGCAGACATAAATGCCGTTGATTTAAAAGGATTGAGCGTAACTGACTTTGCAAGAAAAATGAAAAAGAATAGTATATTAGAGCTACTTAGAAAATAGCTCTTTGTAGTCTAAGAAGCATGTAATAGTTTTGCGAAGCTTTTATAGCCGTCTATTATATGCTGATTTTTTTGACTTTGAATATAAAATTCAATTGCTTTTTTGCCTAATCTTGGGATTTCATTTTTAACTGCCCAACTGCTTACAGTTCCCTCTGGAACTTCTAAAATTTGTGCAAGATTTTTTTGAGTAATTTTAAGCTCATTACAAATATCTTTAACTATATTTGCTTTTTGTTTTGTTCTCTTAGTTGTTTTTTTCACTTCTGCAACAGCTATGTTTGCAGGTTTATTTTCTATTTCAGGAGTGTTTTTCTTTATCCAGTTTAATACATCAGAAGCACTTAGAATCCAATCTCTAGTTAATTCTCTAACAATATCGTGAGTAAACTTTAGTGCATGCTCTCTTGCAAAATCTTGATTGCTAAGTTGACACAATATAGAAAAACCTAACTGTCTTGCAGCTGGTCCTGTATGTCCCCAGTCAAAACCATTTTTAGATTGAGAGAAAATCTCATACCTTACTGGAAGCTCCAACTCTCCATAAGTTACAAACTTACTTCCAAGCAATGATTTATGTCCTTTAAAAACATAGTTATTTCTAACAATAGCCATTTTTTACCTCTTAAATTTTAAATGTAAAATGATTGTTTATCTTTACATCTTCCTCTTTTTTCTCAAAGAAAGCAAATTTACAAACAATATATATGGAGAGTGTAAGCAATAATAATACCAATAACCAAATTAACATGATAAATTTCCTTGATTTTTACTTATTCATAAGAAATCGGCAAAAAAAATATTAAATCAAGGTGAATTTAATTTTAGAGCTAGATAGAAAGTCTGTAAAAAGCTTGAAATATTTTTCTACTTGTAGATTGTTTGTAGAACATAGTGATATTTCAACTGAGATATTTGATTTACTAAGTATAGGCAAAGACGAGAGTTCTATATCTTCTGGAATCTGTTTCATTATTGATATTAGAGTATTCTCACTAGTTTGAGCAAGCAGAGTTAGTCTGTATTTTTCAACTGATTTATTAAAGAGCCTGCTGATAACTGCACTTATCATTGGGTGTGCCATTTGCGGGAAACCTGGAACAAAAAAATATCTATCTTCTAAGGAAAATCCCGACATATTGTTTACCGGGTTAAACAACAAATCTGAGTTTTGAGGTAAATCTGACATGTGTATCCTATGTGGATATGCTTCGTTTGCAAATTTATTTATAATATCTTGCTCAAACTGTTTGTGCCTATAAAGCGGCTTCGATGTAAACACATCCGCCGCAATAGCTCTTGTTAAATCATCCGGAGTTGAACCTATTCCTCCAAATGAGAACATAACAGATTTTTTATCATTCATTATCAGTTTGTATGTGTTTTTTATAAGCTCTTCATCATCCTTTATGATAAATGATGCAAAAAGTTCATGTCCGTATTTATTAAG
This window encodes:
- a CDS encoding ankyrin repeat domain-containing protein, with translation MDKWIRFLKNNDYLGVKKHLRDGADVNDANEHEESVLAMSFRHHCDIDLIMLLIENGADIYDFDEEGVSIFEVAITYGNIEMVKYLISCGIDVNKAQRRSGFTPLMAAACYGRTEIIKLLMEKGADINAVDLKGLSVTDFARKMKKNSILELLRK
- a CDS encoding DUF6166 domain-containing protein, whose protein sequence is MAIVRNNYVFKGHKSLLGSKFVTYGELELPVRYEIFSQSKNGFDWGHTGPAARQLGFSILCQLSNQDFAREHALKFTHDIVRELTRDWILSASDVLNWIKKNTPEIENKPANIAVAEVKKTTKRTKQKANIVKDICNELKITQKNLAQILEVPEGTVSSWAVKNEIPRLGKKAIEFYIQSQKNQHIIDGYKSFAKLLHAS
- a CDS encoding competence/damage-inducible protein A, which produces MNFYALIIGTEILNGRRVDKHFEFLKNELNKYGHELFASFIIKDDEELIKNTYKLIMNDKKSVMFSFGGIGSTPDDLTRAIAADVFTSKPLYRHKQFEQDIINKFANEAYPHRIHMSDLPQNSDLLFNPVNNMSGFSLEDRYFFVPGFPQMAHPMISAVISRLFNKSVEKYRLTLLAQTSENTLISIMKQIPEDIELSSLPILSKSNISVEISLCSTNNLQVEKYFKLFTDFLSSSKIKFTLI